From a single Streptomyces misionensis genomic region:
- a CDS encoding carbohydrate ABC transporter permease — MATSTVSRTRPSRPAGRPERRPAFRIRRQLPTSPWLFAAPGLVITGTFILYPFVSTVINAFTDRRTLIPGRFVGLANFRELLHDDMFWIGLRNSALYVVGVVPALVLLPLLLALLVQKNIPGITFFRSAFYTPVVASIVVVGLIWVWLLDERGLVNSLLEAVGVGKVGFLSDQWLLLLSAMAVTVWKGLGYYMIIYLAALANVPRELHEAAAVDGAGPVRRFLTVTVPAIRSTMVLVAALSSVSAFKVFSEVYLLASPSGGPAGEDTTLVMLVQRTGTGLTGRVGYASAISLVVFAVTVVLMLLVLRADRREDS, encoded by the coding sequence ATGGCCACCTCCACCGTCTCCCGGACGCGCCCGTCGCGTCCGGCGGGGCGCCCCGAGCGGCGCCCGGCGTTCCGGATCAGGCGCCAACTGCCCACCAGTCCTTGGCTGTTCGCCGCCCCGGGACTGGTGATCACCGGCACCTTCATCCTCTACCCGTTCGTCTCCACGGTGATCAACGCCTTCACCGACCGCCGCACCCTGATCCCGGGCCGGTTCGTCGGCCTCGCCAACTTCCGCGAGCTGCTGCACGACGACATGTTCTGGATCGGCCTGCGCAACAGCGCGCTGTACGTCGTCGGCGTCGTCCCGGCGCTGGTGCTGCTGCCGCTGCTGCTCGCCCTGCTGGTGCAGAAGAACATCCCCGGCATCACCTTCTTCCGGTCCGCCTTCTACACCCCGGTCGTCGCCTCGATCGTCGTGGTCGGTCTGATCTGGGTGTGGCTGCTGGACGAGCGCGGTCTGGTGAACTCGCTCCTGGAAGCGGTCGGGGTGGGCAAGGTCGGCTTCCTCAGCGACCAGTGGCTGCTCCTGCTGAGCGCCATGGCCGTCACGGTCTGGAAGGGCCTCGGCTACTACATGATCATCTATCTGGCGGCGCTCGCCAATGTGCCACGCGAGCTGCACGAGGCCGCCGCGGTGGACGGCGCGGGCCCGGTCCGCCGCTTCCTCACGGTCACCGTGCCGGCCATCCGCTCCACCATGGTCCTGGTCGCCGCGCTCTCCTCGGTCTCCGCCTTCAAGGTGTTCTCCGAGGTGTATCTGCTGGCCTCGCCGAGCGGCGGACCGGCGGGCGAGGACACCACCCTGGTGATGCTCGTCCAGCGCACCGGCACCGGCCTGACCGGCCGCGTCGGCTACGCCTCCGCGATCTCCCTGGTCGTCTTCGCCGTCACCGTCGTCCTGATGCTGCTCGTCCTGCGCGCCGACCGGAGGGAGGACTCGTGA
- a CDS encoding NADP-dependent oxidoreductase, translating into MKKVSFAEFGGPGVLHLVDAEKPHAGPGRIRIAVRAAGVNPVDWRIREGQKLGAHPVELPSGVGLDAAGVVDEVGEGVEGVEVGDRVFGEGSSTYAELAVLSAWARMPEGLTFEEAAGYPSVVETALRVIREVGVQPGQTLLVSGASGGVGSAVLQIARDRGITVIGTAGAANQDYLRSLGALATTYGEGWVERVRRLGRVDAALDLAGSGVIRELIDLTGSPEKVVSIADLGAPELGVRFSGVAGSVPAALATAVDLISRGKLHIPVEKSYTLAEAAAAHIDSQAGHSRGRRVIVV; encoded by the coding sequence ATGAAGAAAGTGAGCTTCGCCGAGTTCGGCGGTCCGGGCGTCCTCCACCTCGTGGACGCCGAGAAGCCCCACGCGGGTCCTGGCCGGATACGCATCGCCGTGCGTGCGGCGGGCGTGAATCCCGTCGACTGGAGAATCCGCGAGGGCCAGAAACTGGGGGCCCATCCGGTCGAGTTGCCCTCCGGGGTCGGTCTGGACGCCGCCGGTGTGGTGGACGAGGTCGGCGAGGGTGTCGAAGGAGTCGAAGTCGGTGACCGCGTGTTCGGCGAAGGCTCCAGCACCTACGCCGAGTTGGCCGTGCTGTCGGCCTGGGCCCGGATGCCCGAGGGCCTGACGTTCGAAGAGGCGGCCGGATACCCCTCCGTGGTGGAGACCGCGCTGCGCGTCATCCGCGAGGTCGGTGTGCAGCCCGGGCAGACGCTGCTGGTCAGCGGCGCGTCCGGGGGAGTCGGCTCGGCCGTGTTGCAGATCGCCCGCGACCGCGGCATCACGGTGATCGGCACGGCCGGCGCCGCGAACCAGGACTATCTGCGCAGCCTGGGTGCCCTCGCCACCACGTACGGCGAGGGCTGGGTCGAGCGGGTGCGGCGGCTCGGCCGGGTCGACGCGGCCCTCGATCTGGCCGGCTCGGGCGTGATCCGTGAACTGATCGATCTGACCGGGAGCCCGGAGAAGGTGGTCTCCATCGCCGACCTCGGCGCGCCGGAGCTCGGCGTCCGATTCTCCGGGGTCGCCGGAAGCGTGCCGGCGGCGCTCGCCACGGCCGTCGACCTCATCTCGCGGGGGAAGCTCCACATCCCGGTCGAGAAGTCGTACACGCTCGCCGAGGCCGCGGCGGCGCACATCGACAGCCAGGCGGGGCACTCGCGCGGGCGCCGGGTCATCGTCGTCTGA
- a CDS encoding TraR/DksA family transcriptional regulator: MDDASPYGRDVRVPSNVSETRARLAADRAETLARAAALGREFDGIVAANALVAVDDEHDPDGGSTAFERAHVAALMARAREHLEELDRALERIERGHYGQCEGCGGTIPPERLEVRPAATTCVRCARSDPRRPSS, translated from the coding sequence ATGGACGACGCATCCCCGTACGGTCGTGATGTGCGTGTCCCCTCCAACGTCTCGGAGACCCGGGCACGTCTCGCGGCCGATCGTGCCGAAACACTTGCGCGGGCGGCCGCGCTGGGCCGCGAATTCGACGGGATCGTCGCGGCGAACGCCCTGGTCGCGGTCGATGACGAGCACGACCCCGACGGGGGCAGCACCGCCTTCGAGCGGGCTCATGTGGCCGCCCTGATGGCGCGGGCACGCGAACACCTGGAAGAACTGGACCGAGCACTGGAGCGAATCGAACGCGGGCACTACGGACAGTGCGAAGGCTGCGGCGGGACGATTCCTCCCGAACGCCTGGAGGTCCGACCGGCGGCCACCACCTGTGTGCGCTGCGCGCGGTCGGACCCGCGCCGGCCGTCGTCCTGA
- a CDS encoding carbohydrate ABC transporter permease has translation MSVAEKAPETGARPARARTPRFTDDNGRRIRAWELILRYVLLIVVLALTVGPFVWQLSTSLKGPTEDIFSSPPKFLPSHPTLHNYERVSATIPVWDYALNSLKVAAANVVTNCVGSALAGYALARLRYRGRRVAALVFVLAMLVPAEGIVIAQFTTMRELGLNNTLVGVLLPGSIAAMNVLLMRNAFLNLPYEIEEAAYVDGANVWQRFLRIALPSVKGTLAVVAIFAFMGAWDDFLWPLIVLSDPSKFTLTIGLNYLHGTFANDERLVAAGTIIAVAPLIALFACLQRYFFRGVGEGAVKG, from the coding sequence GTGAGCGTCGCCGAGAAGGCACCGGAGACCGGCGCGCGGCCGGCCCGTGCCCGCACGCCCCGCTTCACCGACGACAACGGCCGCCGCATCCGGGCGTGGGAGCTGATCCTGCGCTACGTGCTGCTGATCGTCGTACTCGCCCTGACCGTCGGCCCGTTCGTGTGGCAGCTGTCCACCTCGCTCAAGGGCCCCACCGAGGACATCTTCAGCTCCCCGCCGAAGTTCCTGCCCAGCCACCCCACCCTGCACAACTACGAGCGGGTGTCCGCGACCATCCCGGTCTGGGACTACGCCCTCAACTCCCTGAAGGTCGCCGCCGCCAACGTCGTCACCAACTGCGTCGGCTCCGCCCTCGCCGGGTACGCGCTGGCCCGGCTGCGCTACCGGGGGCGCCGCGTGGCCGCCCTGGTCTTCGTCCTCGCGATGCTCGTGCCCGCGGAGGGCATCGTCATCGCCCAGTTCACGACCATGCGGGAACTCGGCCTGAACAACACGCTCGTCGGTGTCCTCCTGCCCGGTTCCATCGCCGCGATGAACGTCCTGCTGATGCGCAACGCCTTCCTCAACCTGCCCTACGAGATCGAGGAGGCCGCCTACGTCGACGGCGCCAACGTCTGGCAGCGGTTCCTGCGGATCGCGCTGCCCTCGGTCAAGGGCACCCTCGCCGTCGTGGCGATCTTCGCCTTCATGGGCGCCTGGGACGACTTCCTCTGGCCGCTCATCGTGCTCAGCGACCCGTCCAAGTTCACCCTGACCATCGGCCTCAACTACCTCCACGGCACCTTCGCCAACGACGAACGCCTCGTCGCCGCGGGCACGATCATCGCCGTGGCACCGCTGATCGCCCTCTTCGCCTGCCTCCAGCGGTACTTCTTCCGCGGGGTCGGCGAAGGCGCCGTCAAGGGCTGA
- a CDS encoding TetR/AcrR family transcriptional regulator — MAGKKQFDMDAALDAAMIQFWREGYADTSLDDLSRATGLNRSSIYSSLGDKDTLFLRCLDLYAARYGEKYDAALSGAASDPVAAVRAFFDVTLERIADPGVPDGCLIAQSAMAIPALSPAVAARAKQALGSQRLRLRAALEAGRRLADQDVEAFAVHVAAVNQSLAVMSRAGATPEQLLAIVGVTVDALSQASRA; from the coding sequence GTGGCAGGCAAGAAGCAGTTCGACATGGACGCGGCGCTCGACGCCGCGATGATCCAGTTCTGGCGGGAGGGCTACGCCGACACCTCGTTGGACGATTTGTCTCGGGCGACCGGCCTGAATCGCAGTTCCATCTACTCCTCCCTCGGTGACAAGGACACGCTCTTCCTGCGCTGCCTGGATCTCTATGCCGCGCGCTACGGAGAGAAGTACGACGCCGCCCTGTCGGGCGCGGCCTCGGACCCCGTTGCCGCTGTCCGTGCGTTCTTCGACGTCACCCTGGAGCGCATCGCCGATCCAGGAGTGCCTGATGGATGTCTGATCGCCCAGTCGGCCATGGCGATTCCAGCGCTGAGCCCGGCCGTCGCGGCGCGCGCCAAGCAGGCGCTCGGTTCCCAGCGCCTGCGCCTGCGCGCCGCGCTGGAGGCCGGCCGCCGACTGGCCGACCAGGACGTCGAGGCCTTCGCCGTGCACGTGGCGGCGGTGAACCAGTCGCTCGCCGTCATGAGCAGGGCCGGAGCGACGCCGGAGCAGCTCCTGGCCATCGTGGGCGTGACCGTTGACGCGCTGTCGCAGGCGTCGCGCGCGTAA
- a CDS encoding alpha/beta fold hydrolase, producing MTGPATSTPHVSESNPIRDLPLRHLAGFTHRWIDADGIRLHAVEGGLPSGPAVVLLAGFPQTWWAWRKVMPDLAHRFRVIAIDLPGQGHSERPERGYDTHAVAAHVHTAVRALGVSAYSLVAHDIGAWVAFSLALGFESHLRKVALLDAGIPGITLPEAIPTDSERAWKTWHFAFHIVPDLPETLLTGREREYVGWFLRMKALSPDTFDDAEVDHYAAAIAVDGGLRASLAYYRDAAESARKNREALERRHLTVPVLGISSSNGSVPDMAASISPWADNTTGIVVPDAGHFIPDEQPGAVAAALADFIGDDD from the coding sequence ATGACGGGCCCAGCAACCAGCACTCCGCATGTCTCCGAAAGCAACCCCATCCGCGACCTGCCCCTGCGGCACCTGGCCGGATTCACTCACCGCTGGATCGACGCGGACGGCATCCGCCTTCATGCCGTCGAGGGCGGGCTGCCGAGCGGACCGGCCGTCGTCCTGCTCGCCGGCTTCCCGCAGACCTGGTGGGCCTGGCGAAAGGTGATGCCCGACCTCGCCCACCGGTTCCGCGTCATCGCCATCGACCTGCCGGGCCAGGGCCACTCCGAACGTCCGGAGCGCGGCTACGACACGCACGCGGTCGCCGCGCACGTCCACACCGCCGTGAGGGCCCTCGGAGTGTCGGCCTACTCCCTGGTCGCCCACGACATCGGCGCCTGGGTCGCGTTCTCCCTCGCCCTCGGCTTCGAGAGCCATCTGCGCAAGGTCGCTCTGCTCGACGCCGGGATCCCCGGTATCACTCTCCCGGAGGCGATTCCCACCGATTCTGAACGTGCGTGGAAAACCTGGCACTTCGCGTTCCACATCGTGCCCGACCTGCCCGAGACGCTCCTCACCGGCCGCGAACGCGAGTACGTCGGCTGGTTCCTGAGGATGAAGGCCCTGTCGCCCGACACGTTCGACGACGCCGAGGTCGACCACTACGCGGCGGCCATCGCCGTCGACGGCGGCCTGCGCGCTTCCCTCGCGTACTACCGGGACGCCGCGGAGTCAGCGCGCAAGAACCGCGAGGCACTCGAACGGCGGCACCTGACCGTGCCCGTCCTCGGGATCTCCAGCAGCAACGGCTCCGTTCCGGACATGGCCGCCTCCATCAGCCCCTGGGCCGACAACACCACCGGAATCGTCGTGCCCGACGCCGGACACTTCATCCCCGACGAGCAGCCCGGAGCGGTCGCGGCCGCGCTGGCAGACTTTATCGGCGACGACGACTGA
- a CDS encoding ABC transporter substrate-binding protein, translating to MPISRRALAAAVTALVLPLSACGSGGGDGGSTDASGKVEGDITFQTWNLRANFKGYFDGLIADFEKKYPGTHVKWVDQPAEGYAEKISADAAGGTLPDVVNVSPDLVAPLVKAGLAMDLDKAAAKYRSEYLPGAWASHQVPGVAGTYAFPWYLNTGPMFYNKALFKEAGLDPEKPPKTYDELFTDARQMAQKSDGKVATLANIPAIEDFGRYGASLMNKDGTGFAFNDAKGVELLTKYKQLYDAKGLDPQALNATPESAGKKFLTQAVAMNPGNALDLENFKTQAPSLYKNIGITDQITNTGHANMYVMGLMVNSRTKNTPTAVAFAHYVTDAEHQMSFARKVAIFPSTAGSLDDPYFTKEDGTDATRVRIAAAKSLKNAVNYTPVLFSEQMKTALRNEVGKAMQGKQSPKAALDNAVKACDRLLQQQG from the coding sequence GTGCCCATATCCCGCAGAGCACTCGCCGCCGCCGTCACCGCCCTCGTCCTGCCGCTGAGCGCGTGCGGCTCCGGCGGTGGTGACGGCGGCTCGACGGACGCCTCCGGCAAGGTCGAGGGCGACATCACCTTCCAGACCTGGAACCTGCGCGCCAACTTCAAGGGCTACTTCGACGGCCTGATCGCCGACTTCGAGAAGAAGTACCCGGGCACCCACGTCAAGTGGGTCGACCAGCCCGCCGAGGGCTACGCCGAAAAGATCAGCGCCGACGCGGCCGGCGGCACCCTGCCGGACGTCGTCAACGTCTCCCCGGACCTGGTGGCGCCGCTCGTCAAGGCGGGACTGGCCATGGACCTCGACAAGGCCGCCGCGAAGTACCGGAGCGAGTACCTGCCCGGCGCCTGGGCCAGCCACCAAGTGCCCGGCGTGGCCGGCACCTACGCCTTCCCCTGGTACCTGAACACCGGCCCGATGTTCTACAACAAGGCACTGTTCAAGGAGGCCGGGCTGGACCCGGAGAAGCCACCGAAGACGTACGACGAACTCTTCACCGACGCGCGGCAGATGGCACAGAAGTCGGACGGCAAGGTGGCCACCCTCGCCAACATCCCCGCGATCGAGGACTTTGGCCGCTACGGCGCCTCCCTCATGAACAAGGACGGCACCGGCTTCGCCTTCAACGACGCCAAGGGTGTCGAACTCCTCACGAAGTACAAGCAGTTGTACGACGCCAAGGGCCTGGACCCGCAGGCACTGAACGCCACGCCGGAGTCGGCCGGCAAGAAGTTCCTCACCCAGGCCGTCGCCATGAACCCCGGCAACGCCCTGGACCTGGAGAACTTCAAGACGCAGGCGCCGAGCCTCTACAAGAACATCGGCATCACCGACCAGATCACCAACACCGGCCACGCCAACATGTACGTGATGGGCCTGATGGTGAACTCAAGGACCAAGAACACGCCCACGGCCGTCGCCTTCGCCCACTACGTCACCGACGCCGAGCACCAGATGTCCTTCGCGAGGAAGGTCGCCATCTTCCCGTCCACCGCCGGTTCCCTCGACGACCCGTACTTCACCAAGGAGGACGGCACCGACGCGACCCGGGTGCGCATCGCCGCCGCCAAGTCGCTGAAGAACGCGGTCAACTACACGCCCGTACTGTTCAGCGAGCAGATGAAGACCGCGCTGCGCAACGAGGTCGGCAAGGCGATGCAGGGCAAGCAGAGCCCCAAGGCCGCGCTCGACAACGCTGTCAAGGCGTGTGACCGGCTTCTGCAGCAGCAGGGATAG
- a CDS encoding glycoside hydrolase 5 family protein, whose translation MPSAVRFGVNYTPSQGWFHHWLDFDLDAVRADLDSISALGLDHIRVFPLWPYFQPDRALIRPRAVEHLVQLVDAAAERGLDVNVDGLQGHLSSFDFLPAWTRTWHRRNLFTDPEVLDGQAAYLHTLAAALADRPNFLGMTLGNEVNQFSAGPHPDPDRATADQIDAWLERMLAACERGAPGRLHLHAEYDATWYQDDMPFTPAQAARRGALTAVHSWVFNGTAQRYGRTSVATEHHAAYLIELGKAWADDPHRPVWLQEVGAPAPLVPAEHAAAFTEATVANALDCPDLWGITWWCSHDVSRDLADFPELEYTLGLLTNDRRPKDLARSLSRAAREHTAAPAPRTTALTVPADPAARSRCAPGGDVFEAFFRLTADGARPTTVLDTRAADQGHLAARGLTEIVTPDQVLHTPRGGTRS comes from the coding sequence ATGCCTTCTGCCGTGCGCTTCGGCGTCAACTACACCCCGAGCCAGGGGTGGTTCCACCACTGGCTCGACTTCGACCTCGACGCCGTACGCGCCGACCTGGACTCCATCTCCGCGCTCGGCCTGGACCACATCCGGGTCTTCCCGCTGTGGCCGTACTTCCAGCCCGACCGCGCCCTGATCCGCCCCCGCGCCGTGGAGCACCTGGTGCAGCTGGTCGACGCCGCCGCCGAACGGGGGCTCGACGTCAACGTGGACGGCCTGCAAGGGCACCTGTCCAGCTTCGACTTCCTGCCCGCCTGGACCCGCACCTGGCACCGGCGCAACCTCTTCACCGACCCCGAGGTGCTCGACGGCCAGGCCGCCTACCTGCACACCCTCGCCGCCGCCCTCGCCGACCGGCCGAACTTCCTCGGCATGACCCTCGGCAACGAGGTCAACCAGTTCTCCGCCGGCCCCCACCCCGACCCCGACCGGGCCACCGCCGACCAGATCGACGCCTGGCTGGAGCGCATGCTCGCCGCCTGTGAGAGGGGCGCCCCCGGCAGACTGCATCTGCACGCCGAGTACGACGCCACCTGGTACCAGGACGACATGCCCTTCACCCCGGCCCAGGCGGCCCGGCGCGGCGCCCTCACCGCCGTACACTCCTGGGTCTTCAACGGCACCGCCCAGCGGTACGGCCGCACCTCCGTGGCCACCGAGCACCACGCCGCGTACCTGATCGAACTCGGCAAGGCCTGGGCCGACGATCCGCACCGGCCCGTCTGGCTCCAGGAGGTCGGCGCCCCCGCCCCCCTCGTCCCCGCCGAGCACGCCGCCGCCTTCACCGAGGCCACCGTCGCGAACGCGCTGGACTGCCCCGACCTGTGGGGCATCACCTGGTGGTGCTCCCACGACGTCTCCCGCGACCTCGCCGACTTCCCCGAACTCGAGTACACCCTCGGCCTGCTGACCAACGACCGGCGCCCCAAGGACCTCGCCCGCTCCCTGTCCCGCGCGGCCCGTGAGCACACCGCCGCGCCGGCCCCGCGCACCACCGCCCTCACCGTCCCCGCCGACCCGGCCGCCCGCTCCCGCTGCGCCCCCGGCGGCGACGTCTTCGAGGCGTTCTTCCGGCTGACCGCCGACGGCGCCCGCCCCACCACCGTCCTCGACACCCGGGCGGCCGACCAGGGACACCTGGCCGCCCGCGGCCTCACCGAGATCGTCACGCCCGACCAGGTACTCCACACCCCCCGAGGAGGCACCCGCTCGTGA
- a CDS encoding MFS transporter, with protein sequence MWPLYAAGFTTAFGAHGIAANLGAGDAHLVRSVLYLGVLLALYDGAEVVLKPVFGTVADRVGARPVLLAGLVAFAASSAVFVAVRDPGWLWAARLGQGAAASAFSPAASALVARLNPQAKHGRAFGSYGFYKSIGYTAGPLLGGVLVWAGGLTLLFAVLMALAAAVALWAALAVPAVPPLPKTRQTLADLVRRLADGTFVRPVAALAAATAALSVGVGFLPLSGRADGLPPVATGAAVSALAACAALVQPWAGRALDEGRLNTRTGLTAGLAVTACGLAAAVLPGVAGLLPAAVLIGAGTGVITPLGFAALAAATPEERIGQTMGAAELGRELGDAGGPLLVASVATAVTLGWGYAVLALLTALLLPVLAARRASR encoded by the coding sequence ATGTGGCCGCTGTACGCGGCCGGGTTCACCACCGCCTTCGGCGCGCACGGCATCGCGGCCAACCTCGGCGCCGGCGACGCGCATCTGGTGCGTTCGGTGCTGTACCTGGGGGTGCTGCTCGCGCTGTACGACGGCGCGGAAGTCGTCCTCAAGCCGGTGTTCGGCACCGTCGCCGACCGCGTGGGTGCCCGCCCGGTGCTGCTCGCGGGCCTGGTCGCCTTCGCCGCTTCCTCGGCCGTGTTCGTCGCCGTACGGGACCCGGGCTGGCTGTGGGCGGCTCGGCTGGGCCAGGGGGCGGCGGCCTCCGCGTTCTCGCCGGCCGCCTCCGCCCTGGTCGCCCGTCTCAACCCGCAGGCCAAGCACGGCCGCGCGTTCGGTTCCTACGGCTTCTACAAGAGCATCGGCTACACCGCGGGCCCGCTGCTCGGCGGCGTGCTGGTGTGGGCCGGCGGGCTGACGCTGCTGTTCGCCGTCCTGATGGCGCTGGCCGCGGCGGTCGCCCTCTGGGCCGCGCTGGCGGTACCGGCCGTGCCGCCGCTGCCGAAGACACGCCAGACGCTCGCGGACCTCGTGCGACGGCTGGCGGACGGGACGTTCGTGCGGCCGGTCGCGGCCCTGGCCGCGGCCACGGCCGCCCTGTCCGTCGGCGTCGGATTCCTCCCCCTGTCCGGCAGGGCCGACGGTCTGCCTCCCGTCGCCACCGGAGCGGCCGTGTCCGCCCTTGCGGCCTGCGCGGCCCTCGTCCAGCCGTGGGCCGGGCGCGCCCTGGACGAGGGCCGGCTGAACACCCGAACCGGTCTGACCGCGGGGCTTGCCGTGACCGCGTGCGGCTTGGCCGCCGCCGTGCTGCCCGGTGTGGCGGGCCTGCTGCCGGCGGCCGTCCTGATCGGCGCGGGAACCGGGGTGATCACCCCACTGGGGTTCGCCGCGCTCGCCGCTGCCACCCCCGAGGAACGGATCGGCCAGACCATGGGCGCGGCCGAACTCGGTCGCGAGCTCGGTGACGCCGGGGGCCCGCTGCTCGTCGCCTCGGTCGCCACCGCCGTCACCCTCGGCTGGGGCTACGCCGTACTCGCGTTGCTGACCGCGCTGCTGCTGCCCGTCCTGGCCGCCCGCCGCGCCTCTCGCTGA
- a CDS encoding TetR/AcrR family transcriptional regulator — protein MTVPPGRRERKKAATRQKIADTALRLFLERGYEAVGIRDVAAEADVAVTTLFSHFASKEALVFEQDDNFEQRLIQAVTRRAPHEPLVPALRREVEAMVRHCTADGAAPIWRMIDESPALREYEESMRLRHAESLATAIAADPELSRTPTASRAIARFVIDAYSLARQAPSPDAALDEIFHMIEAAWAVTGASADSTGTTGP, from the coding sequence ATGACCGTGCCGCCCGGACGTCGCGAGCGCAAGAAGGCCGCGACCCGCCAGAAGATCGCCGACACCGCCCTGCGGCTCTTCCTGGAACGCGGGTACGAGGCGGTGGGTATCCGAGACGTGGCCGCCGAGGCCGACGTGGCCGTCACCACGCTCTTCTCCCACTTCGCCTCGAAAGAGGCCCTGGTGTTCGAGCAGGACGACAACTTCGAGCAGCGGCTCATCCAGGCGGTCACCCGGCGGGCACCGCACGAGCCGCTCGTCCCCGCGCTACGCCGCGAGGTGGAGGCCATGGTCCGGCACTGCACGGCGGACGGCGCCGCCCCGATCTGGCGCATGATCGACGAATCCCCCGCCCTGCGGGAGTACGAGGAGTCGATGCGGCTGCGCCACGCGGAGTCGCTGGCAACGGCCATCGCCGCCGATCCCGAGCTGTCACGGACCCCGACGGCGAGCCGGGCGATCGCGAGGTTCGTGATCGACGCCTACTCGCTGGCCCGCCAGGCCCCCAGTCCGGACGCCGCGCTGGACGAGATCTTCCACATGATCGAAGCGGCCTGGGCCGTCACCGGCGCCTCCGCGGACTCCACCGGCACGACCGGACCCTAG
- a CDS encoding LacI family DNA-binding transcriptional regulator, with protein sequence MPAKRSPARRPTMKDIARRAGVSESAVSFALNGRPGVSDVTRERVRRVAEQLGWRPSTAARALSGEGAATVGLVLARPADTLGVDSFFLQLVSGIQEVLAERHLGLLFQVVEDVPDECAVYRRWWAEHRVDGVLVVDPRTDDPRPDLLDELGLPAVVIGGAPDERHPGLSTVWADDAGAMASVVDGLFALGHRRIVHIAGLAGLAHTERRIRTLRAEARRRGLTGVESITTDYSDAEGAAVTRRVLDSAAPPTALIYDNDVMALAGVATATELGFSVPADVSVVAWEDSALCRMVKPWLSALSRDSMEFGRTAARELTALLDGGPAGTVRVPVPRLIERESTGRARGA encoded by the coding sequence ATGCCGGCCAAGCGGTCCCCGGCGCGCCGGCCGACGATGAAGGACATCGCGCGCCGTGCCGGTGTCTCGGAGAGCGCCGTCTCCTTCGCCCTCAACGGCAGGCCGGGCGTCTCCGACGTCACCCGCGAGCGGGTGCGCCGGGTCGCCGAGCAGCTGGGCTGGCGGCCCAGTACGGCGGCCCGCGCGCTGTCGGGCGAGGGTGCGGCCACGGTCGGCCTGGTGCTGGCCCGGCCCGCGGACACCCTCGGCGTCGACTCCTTCTTCCTCCAGCTCGTCTCCGGCATCCAGGAAGTGCTGGCGGAGCGTCACCTCGGGCTGCTGTTCCAGGTGGTGGAGGACGTGCCGGACGAGTGCGCGGTCTACCGCAGGTGGTGGGCCGAGCACCGGGTGGACGGCGTCCTGGTGGTGGACCCGCGCACCGACGACCCGCGTCCGGACCTGCTCGACGAACTCGGCCTGCCCGCCGTGGTGATCGGCGGCGCGCCGGACGAGCGGCACCCCGGGCTGTCCACGGTGTGGGCCGACGACGCGGGTGCGATGGCGTCGGTGGTGGACGGGCTCTTCGCCCTCGGGCACCGGCGGATCGTGCACATCGCCGGGCTGGCCGGCCTGGCCCACACCGAGCGGCGGATCCGGACCCTGCGGGCCGAGGCCCGGCGGCGCGGGCTCACCGGGGTGGAGTCGATCACCACCGACTACTCGGACGCGGAGGGCGCCGCCGTCACCCGCCGCGTCCTGGACTCGGCCGCCCCGCCGACCGCCCTGATCTACGACAACGACGTGATGGCCCTCGCGGGCGTCGCCACCGCCACCGAACTCGGCTTCTCCGTGCCGGCCGACGTGTCGGTGGTGGCCTGGGAGGACTCGGCCCTGTGCCGCATGGTGAAACCGTGGCTGTCCGCCCTGTCCCGGGACAGCATGGAGTTCGGCCGTACGGCGGCCCGCGAACTGACCGCGCTGCTCGACGGCGGCCCGGCCGGGACGGTCAGGGTGCCGGTGCCCCGGCTGATCGAACGGGAGAGCACGGGCCGGGCACGGGGGGCGTGA